Proteins encoded in a region of the Sphingomonas japonica genome:
- the purL gene encoding phosphoribosylformylglycinamidine synthase subunit PurL — MPQITPEIVAEHGLSPDEYDRVLAAMGREPNLTELGIFSVMWSEHCSYKSSRIHLKKLPTEAPWVICGPGENAGVIDIGDGQAAIFKMESHNHPSYIEPYQGAATGVGGILRDVFTMGARPVANLNALRFGRPDHPKMRHLIAGVVHGIGGYGNCVGVPTVGGEVNFHPAYDGNILVNAMTVGVADQDKIFYSAASGVGNPIVYVGSKTGRDGIHGATMASADFGDDADAKRPTVQVGDPFTEKLLIEACLELMASDAIVAIQDMGAAGLTSSSVEMASKGRVGIELVMDDVPQRETGMTPYEMMLSESQERMLMVLKPGREAEAEAIFRKWELDFAVIGRVTDTGRMVLKWQGDTVADIPLGPLADDAPLYDRPHVPTPAPAALGEVPETSDVAADLLALMGSPDIASRRWIWEQYDHMVGADTVQRPGGDAAVVRVHGTQKGLAITTDCTPRYCLADPVEGGKQAVAEAWRNLTSVGATPLAITNCLNFANPQRPEIMGQIVGCLEGMADACRALDFPIVSGNVSLYNESKATGGGSAILPTPAIGGVGLLTDWSKSVTIGFKGHGDAILAIGEREGHLGQSIWLREVHGREEGLPPPVDLKAERRTGDFIRECISKGWIKACHDVSDGGIAVTVAEMALASNIGALIDEVLPFGVAETLFGEDQGVYVVTVCDTCLADFMEAAYKADVPVDPLGRTIRDRLVFETEVGDWTVTLDALRAAHEGFFPRLMRDEVVG, encoded by the coding sequence ATGCCCCAGATCACGCCCGAGATCGTCGCCGAGCACGGCCTTTCCCCCGACGAATATGACCGCGTCCTCGCGGCGATGGGGCGCGAGCCGAACCTGACCGAACTCGGCATCTTTTCGGTGATGTGGTCGGAGCATTGCAGCTATAAATCCAGCCGCATTCACCTCAAGAAGCTGCCGACCGAGGCCCCGTGGGTGATCTGCGGCCCCGGCGAGAATGCCGGCGTCATCGACATCGGGGATGGTCAGGCCGCGATCTTCAAGATGGAGAGCCACAACCACCCCTCCTACATCGAACCCTATCAGGGTGCGGCGACGGGCGTGGGCGGCATCCTGCGCGACGTGTTCACGATGGGCGCGCGGCCGGTCGCCAATCTCAACGCGCTGCGCTTCGGGCGGCCCGATCATCCGAAGATGCGCCACCTGATCGCGGGCGTCGTCCACGGCATCGGCGGATACGGCAACTGCGTCGGGGTGCCGACCGTTGGCGGCGAGGTCAATTTCCACCCCGCCTATGACGGCAACATCCTGGTCAACGCGATGACGGTCGGCGTCGCCGATCAGGACAAGATCTTCTACAGCGCGGCCAGCGGCGTCGGCAATCCGATCGTCTATGTCGGGTCCAAGACCGGCCGCGACGGCATCCACGGCGCGACGATGGCCTCGGCCGATTTCGGCGACGATGCCGATGCCAAGCGCCCGACGGTGCAGGTCGGCGATCCCTTCACCGAAAAGCTGCTGATCGAGGCGTGCCTCGAACTGATGGCGTCCGACGCGATCGTCGCGATCCAGGACATGGGCGCCGCCGGGCTCACCTCCTCCTCGGTCGAGATGGCGAGCAAGGGCAGGGTCGGCATCGAACTGGTGATGGACGACGTGCCGCAGCGCGAAACCGGCATGACCCCGTACGAGATGATGCTGTCCGAAAGCCAGGAACGCATGCTGATGGTGCTGAAACCCGGCCGCGAGGCCGAGGCGGAGGCGATCTTCCGCAAATGGGAACTCGATTTCGCGGTGATCGGGCGCGTCACGGATACCGGGCGGATGGTGCTCAAATGGCAGGGCGATACCGTGGCCGACATCCCGCTCGGCCCGCTCGCCGACGATGCGCCGCTCTATGACCGGCCGCACGTCCCCACCCCCGCCCCGGCCGCGCTGGGAGAGGTGCCGGAGACCAGCGACGTCGCCGCCGACCTGCTGGCGCTGATGGGATCGCCCGACATCGCCTCGCGCCGCTGGATCTGGGAGCAGTATGACCACATGGTCGGCGCCGATACGGTCCAGCGGCCCGGAGGCGACGCGGCGGTGGTGCGGGTGCACGGCACGCAGAAGGGGCTGGCGATCACCACCGACTGCACCCCGCGCTATTGCCTCGCCGATCCGGTCGAGGGCGGGAAGCAGGCAGTGGCCGAGGCGTGGCGCAACCTGACCAGCGTCGGGGCGACGCCGCTGGCGATCACCAACTGCCTCAACTTCGCCAACCCGCAGCGGCCCGAGATCATGGGCCAGATCGTCGGCTGCCTGGAGGGGATGGCCGACGCCTGCCGCGCGCTCGACTTCCCGATCGTCAGCGGCAACGTGTCGCTCTACAATGAGAGCAAGGCGACCGGCGGCGGCAGCGCGATCCTGCCCACCCCCGCGATCGGCGGCGTCGGCCTGCTGACCGACTGGTCGAAATCGGTGACGATCGGGTTCAAGGGGCATGGCGACGCGATCCTCGCGATCGGCGAGCGCGAAGGACATCTCGGCCAGTCGATCTGGCTGCGCGAGGTGCATGGCCGCGAGGAAGGCCTGCCGCCGCCCGTCGACCTCAAGGCCGAGCGCCGCACCGGCGACTTCATCCGCGAGTGCATCTCCAAGGGCTGGATCAAGGCGTGCCACGACGTGTCCGACGGCGGCATCGCCGTGACGGTCGCGGAAATGGCGCTGGCGTCGAACATCGGCGCGCTGATCGACGAGGTGCTGCCGTTCGGCGTCGCCGAGACGCTGTTCGGCGAGGATCAGGGCGTGTACGTGGTGACGGTGTGCGACACCTGCCTCGCCGACTTCATGGAAGCGGCGTACAAGGCCGACGTCCCGGTCGATCCGCTGGGCCGCACGATCCGCGACCGGCTGGTGTTCGAGACCGAGGTCGGCGACTGGACGGTGACGCTCGATGCCCTGCGCGCGGCGCATGAAGGCTTTTTCCCGCGGCTGATGCGCGATGAAGTGGTGGGGTAA
- a CDS encoding DUF418 domain-containing protein, producing the protein MTATGPSRILTLDAVRGIAVMGILLMNIVSFAMPDAAYVHPLALPPVSDGDLVAWGINQLLFEGRMRGLFALLFGASTLLVMARADAAGGSPVATHLRRMAVLALFGAAHFLLLWEGDILLHYAILGMVLWLARDWPVDKLVRAAVIALSLHSLYWSFQIGGALMFQAMATGPDATPQMVAGYRTMLAGFPGPGSPAIVRDLAIYTGDYAGIVEHRLSDKLWTPWELLKVLGGESLGYMLIGMALMKSGLFTGEWPRAAVRRVMVVAYAVSLPLLALLTCWTVASGFDRIVIMGNFIAWAVPLRVLCALGHVALAVLLVQRFAASALVARIAAAGRMAFTNYLATSAVMTTIFYGYGLGLYGSVGRAELYWFVAAMWAAMLLWSRPWLDRFRYGPLEWLWRSLARGRIEALRRS; encoded by the coding sequence ATGACCGCAACCGGACCGAGCCGCATCCTCACCCTCGACGCCGTGCGCGGGATCGCGGTAATGGGCATCCTGCTGATGAACATTGTGTCGTTCGCGATGCCCGATGCGGCCTATGTCCATCCGCTCGCGCTGCCGCCGGTCAGCGACGGCGACCTTGTCGCATGGGGCATCAACCAGCTGCTGTTCGAAGGGCGGATGCGCGGGCTGTTCGCCTTGCTGTTCGGGGCGAGCACATTGCTGGTGATGGCGCGCGCCGATGCCGCGGGCGGATCGCCGGTCGCGACGCATCTGCGGCGAATGGCGGTGCTGGCGCTGTTCGGTGCCGCCCATTTCCTGCTGCTGTGGGAAGGCGACATCCTGCTGCACTACGCGATCCTCGGCATGGTGCTGTGGTTGGCGCGCGACTGGCCGGTCGACAAGCTGGTGCGCGCGGCGGTGATCGCGCTGTCGCTCCACAGCTTGTACTGGAGCTTCCAGATCGGCGGCGCGCTGATGTTCCAGGCGATGGCCACCGGCCCCGACGCGACGCCGCAGATGGTGGCGGGATATCGCACGATGCTCGCCGGTTTCCCCGGACCCGGCAGCCCGGCGATCGTACGCGACCTTGCAATCTACACCGGCGATTACGCCGGCATCGTCGAGCACCGCCTCTCCGACAAGCTGTGGACGCCGTGGGAGTTGCTCAAGGTGCTCGGCGGCGAATCGCTCGGCTATATGCTGATCGGCATGGCGCTGATGAAGAGCGGGCTGTTCACCGGCGAATGGCCACGCGCAGCAGTGCGGCGGGTGATGGTGGTGGCCTATGCCGTTTCGCTGCCGCTGCTGGCGCTGCTCACCTGTTGGACGGTCGCGAGCGGCTTCGACCGGATCGTGATCATGGGCAATTTCATCGCCTGGGCGGTGCCGCTGCGGGTGCTGTGCGCGCTGGGCCATGTCGCGCTGGCGGTGCTGCTGGTGCAGCGCTTCGCCGCAAGTGCGCTCGTCGCCCGGATCGCCGCGGCCGGGCGGATGGCATTCACCAACTATCTCGCCACCAGCGCGGTGATGACGACGATCTTCTATGGCTATGGCCTCGGCCTCTACGGCAGCGTCGGGCGCGCCGAACTCTACTGGTTCGTGGCGGCGATGTGGGCGGCGATGCTGCTCTGGTCGCGGCCCTGGCTCGATCGCTTTCGTTATGGCCCATTGGAATGGCTGTGGCGCAGCCTGGCACGCGGCCGGATCGAGGCGTTGCGGCGATCCTAG
- a CDS encoding class I SAM-dependent methyltransferase: MWPGTFIDPDTTLADLDAPHEALGVPIYSGYQAIRHARALRGQNRIFDAIVRKVKALDIPYEDQCSARYYYDLTTTLRDMAGEYDRVVEVGVYMGGSSSVFAGCIERFDFDLDLVDISPDFLRFTHERIRRLFPESVGRVRLFHGTLPQYVREVMTRKRMRAVIHHDGAHAFDQVVKDMASLSFVQDKIHAIIAQDTHLRGTPQEMNFVDLAIAAVFGNDLNYVPIGTVYSADDGLTHPNSYQGNYFKPDAPEGLVLPMAMNRFEYPHPSMKLEAFV, encoded by the coding sequence ATGTGGCCCGGAACCTTCATCGATCCTGACACGACCTTGGCCGATCTGGACGCGCCGCACGAAGCGCTCGGCGTGCCAATCTATTCGGGCTACCAGGCGATCAGGCACGCGCGCGCACTGCGCGGTCAGAACCGTATTTTCGACGCGATCGTGCGGAAGGTGAAAGCACTCGACATCCCCTATGAGGATCAGTGCAGCGCCCGCTATTATTACGACCTTACCACCACCTTGCGCGACATGGCCGGCGAATATGACCGCGTGGTCGAGGTCGGCGTATATATGGGCGGTTCGTCGAGTGTCTTCGCCGGCTGTATCGAGCGATTCGATTTCGATCTCGATCTGGTCGATATCTCGCCCGACTTCCTGCGCTTCACCCACGAGCGCATCCGCCGCCTTTTCCCAGAAAGCGTTGGACGGGTGCGGCTATTCCACGGCACGCTTCCGCAATATGTCCGCGAGGTGATGACCCGGAAGCGGATGCGCGCGGTGATCCATCACGACGGCGCGCACGCCTTCGACCAGGTGGTAAAAGACATGGCATCCCTGTCGTTCGTCCAGGACAAGATCCATGCGATCATTGCGCAGGATACGCATTTACGCGGGACCCCGCAGGAGATGAATTTTGTCGATCTCGCCATCGCGGCGGTGTTCGGCAACGACCTCAACTATGTCCCGATCGGTACGGTCTATTCCGCCGACGACGGCCTGACCCACCCGAACTCCTATCAGGGCAATTATTTCAAGCCCGACGCGCCAGAGGGGCTGGTGCTGCCGATGGCGATGAACCGGTTCGAATATCCGCATCCCAGCATGAAGCTGGAGGCGTTCGTCTAG
- a CDS encoding (2Fe-2S)-binding protein, with protein sequence MVVCVCNAIREKDVREAARCGARSACQAYATLGRQAKCGQCVPFARAIIDAERAAA encoded by the coding sequence ATGGTCGTTTGCGTCTGCAATGCAATCCGCGAGAAGGATGTCCGCGAAGCTGCCCGCTGCGGTGCGCGCAGTGCGTGTCAGGCCTATGCGACACTGGGGCGGCAGGCGAAATGCGGGCAATGTGTCCCGTTCGCGCGAGCCATTATCGATGCGGAGCGTGCTGCTGCGTAG
- the bfr gene encoding bacterioferritin, translating to MKGDPKVIDFLNEALKNELTAINQYWLHYRLLDHWGVYKLAQFERKESIEEMEHADWLSERILFLDGLPNFQLLGRLRIGESVEEVLKGDLALEEEAIPLLRDAIEHCESVRDYVSRDLFRRILDNEEEHVDTLERQFEMIERMGMANYIQLNAKSENDVEHK from the coding sequence ATGAAGGGCGACCCCAAGGTCATCGATTTTCTCAACGAGGCGCTCAAGAACGAGCTGACCGCGATCAACCAATATTGGTTGCACTATCGCCTTCTCGACCATTGGGGCGTGTACAAGCTCGCCCAGTTCGAGCGCAAGGAATCGATCGAGGAAATGGAGCATGCCGACTGGCTGTCGGAGCGCATCCTGTTCCTCGACGGCCTGCCCAATTTCCAGCTGCTCGGCCGTCTGCGCATCGGCGAAAGCGTCGAGGAAGTGCTCAAGGGCGACCTGGCGCTGGAGGAAGAAGCGATCCCGCTGCTGCGCGACGCGATCGAACATTGCGAAAGCGTGCGCGATTACGTCAGCCGCGACCTGTTCCGCCGCATCCTCGATAACGAGGAAGAGCATGTCGACACACTCGAACGCCAGTTCGAGATGATCGAACGGATGGGTATGGCGAACTATATCCAGCTCAACGCCAAGTCCGAGAACGACGTCGAGCACAAGTAA
- a CDS encoding Hpt domain-containing protein gives MPVTKDGEALIDWSAYAQARAELGANFVRILGYFREDGIKSVSAIETAMRGGIAAGLVIPAHTLKGESRQFGAEILADLAETIETIARTCVENHDQPDEALEHVVALRPLFLETLTQLEREANPLAVRRPAQFGRRSA, from the coding sequence ATGCCGGTGACGAAGGATGGCGAAGCGTTGATCGACTGGAGCGCCTATGCGCAGGCCAGGGCGGAGCTTGGCGCCAATTTCGTCCGCATTCTCGGCTATTTTCGCGAAGACGGCATCAAGTCGGTCAGTGCGATCGAGACCGCGATGCGCGGCGGGATCGCGGCCGGCCTGGTGATCCCGGCGCATACGCTCAAGGGCGAGTCGCGCCAGTTCGGCGCGGAGATTCTGGCCGACCTCGCCGAGACGATCGAAACGATCGCCCGCACCTGCGTCGAGAATCACGACCAGCCCGACGAAGCGCTCGAGCATGTCGTCGCCCTGCGCCCGCTGTTCCTCGAGACGCTGACGCAGCTCGAGCGCGAAGCCAACCCGCTGGCGGTACGACGCCCCGCACAGTTCGGACGCCGCAGCGCCTGA
- a CDS encoding sulfurtransferase TusA family protein has product MELIDARGLQCPWPALRLARILRESKALAIEIVADDPNAAREIAAVAAAHSARLAVVEPGRFRVER; this is encoded by the coding sequence GTGGAGCTGATCGACGCGCGCGGCCTGCAATGCCCCTGGCCTGCGTTGCGATTGGCGAGGATATTGCGCGAATCCAAGGCATTGGCGATCGAGATCGTCGCCGACGACCCCAATGCGGCGCGCGAGATCGCCGCGGTTGCCGCAGCGCATTCGGCCCGGCTCGCCGTGGTCGAACCGGGGCGATTCAGGGTCGAGCGATAG
- the der gene encoding ribosome biogenesis GTPase Der, translated as MPLPTVAIIGRPNVGKSTLFNRLVGKRLALVDDQPGVTRDRREGEASLIGLEFKIIDTAGFEDEDAATLPGRMRVQTEAAVRDADVALFMIDARAGIVPLDEEIARWLRVTQVPIVLVANKAEGRGGESGFYQAMALGLGDPIGLSAEHGEGMADLFDALRPLIEREGDAEPEIDPDSPDAPLKLAIVGRPNAGKSTLINKLLDQDRLITGPEAGITRDSIAIDWTWTDGEGRDRAVRLIDTAGMRKRAKVQDKLEKLAVADALHAVDFAEVVVLLLDATRGVEVQDLKIADRTLQEGRALIVALNKWDVAENASSLFNGVKAALDEGLSQLKGVPLLTVSAATGKGLDTLIQVGFETREAWGRRVSTGALNRWFERAMEANPPPAPGGKRIKPRYITQMNSRPPTFAMFGTRVDLLPESYKRYLINGLRKQFEFGAVPVRLMLRPSSNPYDKA; from the coding sequence ATGCCGCTTCCCACCGTTGCCATTATCGGCCGACCCAATGTCGGCAAATCGACGCTGTTCAACCGACTGGTCGGCAAGCGCCTTGCGCTGGTCGACGACCAGCCGGGAGTGACGCGCGACCGGCGAGAAGGCGAGGCCAGCCTGATCGGCCTCGAGTTCAAGATCATCGACACCGCCGGGTTCGAGGATGAGGACGCCGCCACGCTGCCCGGCCGGATGCGCGTCCAGACCGAAGCGGCGGTGCGCGATGCCGACGTCGCCCTGTTCATGATCGATGCACGCGCGGGGATCGTGCCGCTCGACGAGGAGATCGCCCGCTGGCTGCGCGTGACGCAGGTGCCGATCGTGCTGGTCGCGAACAAGGCGGAAGGGCGCGGCGGCGAAAGCGGCTTCTACCAGGCGATGGCGCTCGGGCTGGGCGATCCGATCGGCCTGTCGGCCGAACATGGCGAGGGCATGGCCGATTTGTTCGACGCGCTGCGCCCGCTGATCGAGCGCGAGGGGGATGCCGAGCCCGAGATCGATCCCGATTCTCCCGACGCTCCGCTCAAGCTGGCGATCGTCGGTCGTCCGAACGCGGGCAAATCGACGCTGATCAACAAGCTGCTCGATCAGGATCGCCTCATCACCGGCCCCGAGGCCGGCATCACGCGCGATTCGATCGCGATCGACTGGACCTGGACCGACGGTGAGGGGCGCGACCGCGCGGTGCGGCTGATCGACACCGCCGGCATGCGCAAGCGCGCGAAGGTCCAGGACAAGCTCGAGAAGCTCGCCGTTGCCGATGCGCTGCACGCGGTCGATTTCGCCGAAGTGGTCGTGCTGCTGCTCGACGCGACGCGCGGGGTCGAGGTTCAGGACCTCAAGATCGCCGACCGTACGTTGCAGGAGGGCCGCGCCCTGATCGTCGCGCTCAACAAATGGGACGTCGCCGAGAATGCCTCGAGCCTGTTCAACGGCGTCAAGGCCGCGCTCGACGAAGGACTGTCGCAACTGAAGGGCGTGCCGCTGCTGACCGTTTCGGCGGCGACGGGCAAAGGGCTCGACACGCTGATTCAGGTCGGCTTTGAAACCCGCGAAGCCTGGGGTCGTCGCGTCTCGACCGGCGCGCTCAACCGCTGGTTCGAACGCGCGATGGAGGCCAATCCGCCGCCGGCGCCCGGCGGCAAGCGCATCAAGCCGCGCTACATCACCCAGATGAACAGCCGTCCGCCGACCTTCGCGATGTTCGGTACGCGCGTCGATCTGCTTCCCGAAAGCTACAAGCGCTACCTCATCAACGGGCTGCGCAAGCAGTTCGAATTCGGTGCCGTGCCGGTGCGGTTGATGCTGCGTCCGTCGAGCAATCCGTACGACAAGGCGTGA
- a CDS encoding PQQ-binding-like beta-propeller repeat protein — protein MMKTLKLSVAVVALTALSACGIFGGRKATPTVGDRKPILLSETDVSVDPTLAGQSILLPAPVANADWAQPGGNAAKSMGHLALEGLGQAWSVTIPGGNTRVRLAAPPVVADGKLFVADTEGAVHALSADTGATLWKVDTAKGDGNASARFGGGVSYDGGRVYATNGLGDVVALNAADGAEIWRAKPGAPLRGSPTVALGQVYVITQDNQLFALDAADGKQVWTQSGSIETQGVFGVAAPAVAQGTVVAGFSSGELNAYRYENGRTLWADSLSRTSISTSVSSLADIDAEPVIDQGRTYAVGQGGRMVALDIATGQRLWEQNISGISTPWVVGEWIFLVSDDARLMALSRGSGRVRWISQLRRFRDEDDKKGPISWTGPVLAGNQLLLVNSLGEIQSVSPTDGTIGSTVDTRQSFTLAPVVANGTLFLLADDGRLTAYR, from the coding sequence ATGATGAAAACGCTCAAGCTGTCCGTGGCGGTGGTCGCACTGACCGCGCTTTCCGCCTGCGGCATATTCGGTGGGCGCAAGGCGACGCCGACGGTCGGCGATCGCAAGCCGATCCTGCTGTCCGAAACCGACGTTAGCGTCGATCCGACGCTCGCCGGCCAGTCGATCCTGCTGCCTGCTCCGGTCGCCAACGCCGATTGGGCGCAGCCCGGCGGCAACGCCGCCAAGTCGATGGGGCATCTCGCGCTCGAAGGCCTGGGCCAGGCATGGTCGGTGACCATCCCCGGCGGCAACACCCGCGTACGCCTTGCTGCCCCCCCGGTCGTCGCCGATGGCAAGCTGTTCGTCGCCGATACCGAAGGCGCGGTCCACGCCTTGTCGGCCGACACTGGCGCAACGCTGTGGAAGGTCGATACCGCCAAGGGCGACGGCAATGCCAGTGCGCGGTTCGGCGGTGGCGTCAGCTACGACGGCGGCCGCGTTTATGCGACCAACGGTCTAGGCGACGTCGTCGCGCTCAATGCCGCCGACGGCGCCGAAATCTGGCGGGCCAAGCCCGGCGCGCCGCTGCGCGGATCGCCGACCGTCGCGCTCGGCCAGGTCTATGTCATCACGCAGGACAACCAGCTGTTCGCGCTCGATGCCGCCGACGGCAAGCAGGTCTGGACCCAATCGGGCTCGATCGAGACGCAAGGCGTGTTCGGCGTCGCCGCGCCCGCGGTCGCGCAGGGGACCGTCGTCGCCGGCTTCTCGTCGGGCGAGCTCAACGCCTATCGTTACGAGAATGGGCGCACTTTGTGGGCGGACAGCCTGTCGCGCACCAGCATCTCGACGTCGGTGTCGAGCCTCGCCGACATCGACGCCGAACCGGTGATCGACCAAGGCCGGACCTATGCGGTCGGGCAGGGCGGGCGCATGGTCGCGCTCGACATCGCTACCGGCCAGCGGCTGTGGGAACAGAATATCTCCGGCATCTCGACTCCCTGGGTGGTCGGCGAATGGATTTTCCTGGTGTCGGACGACGCCCGTCTGATGGCGTTGTCGCGCGGCAGCGGCCGGGTGCGCTGGATCAGCCAGCTGCGCCGTTTCCGCGACGAGGACGACAAGAAGGGACCGATCAGCTGGACCGGCCCGGTGCTGGCGGGCAACCAGTTGTTGCTGGTCAACAGCCTGGGCGAAATCCAGTCGGTCTCGCCGACCGACGGCACCATCGGCAGTACCGTCGATACCAGGCAATCCTTCACCCTCGCTCCGGTGGTCGCCAATGGCACGCTGTTCCTGCTCGCCGATGACGGTCGGCTTACCGCCTATCGCTGA
- a CDS encoding tetratricopeptide repeat protein encodes MALTPQNNDAFAREVDEELRRDQVASIGKRYGLLILGLIVLALVAFGGWQWWQHAQAQAAAKQGEQLSAALDSLGKNQPKAAAAPLAELAGSDVEGYRAMAKFTQADILLQADNLKGAAAKFAEVAQDSALPQPFRDLALIRQTQAEFDTLQPNAVIARLSGLAAPDSPWLGSAGEMVAVSYLALGKRAEAGKLFGTIARTDGVPETIRQRAVQMAGVLGVDAVAQDDPAAQTPARPAAQTEEKNAG; translated from the coding sequence TTGGCGCTGACCCCCCAGAATAACGACGCCTTCGCGCGCGAGGTCGATGAGGAACTGCGCCGCGACCAGGTGGCGAGCATCGGCAAGCGCTATGGCTTGCTGATCCTTGGCCTCATCGTGCTGGCGCTGGTCGCGTTCGGCGGCTGGCAGTGGTGGCAGCATGCGCAGGCGCAGGCCGCCGCCAAGCAGGGCGAGCAATTGTCGGCCGCGCTCGACAGCCTGGGCAAGAACCAGCCCAAGGCCGCTGCCGCGCCGCTTGCCGAACTCGCCGGATCGGATGTCGAGGGCTATCGCGCTATGGCCAAGTTCACCCAGGCGGACATCCTGCTTCAGGCCGACAATCTAAAGGGTGCCGCTGCCAAGTTCGCCGAAGTCGCGCAGGACAGTGCGCTGCCACAGCCGTTCCGCGACCTCGCCCTGATCCGCCAGACCCAGGCCGAGTTTGACACGCTCCAGCCCAATGCGGTGATCGCGCGGCTGAGCGGCCTTGCCGCGCCCGATAGCCCCTGGCTGGGCAGCGCGGGCGAGATGGTCGCGGTGTCGTACCTCGCGCTCGGCAAGCGCGCCGAGGCGGGCAAGCTGTTCGGCACGATCGCGCGGACCGACGGGGTGCCGGAGACGATCCGGCAACGTGCGGTTCAGATGGCGGGGGTATTGGGCGTCGACGCCGTGGCGCAGGACGATCCTGCCGCGCAAACGCCCGCGCGCCCCGCTGCACAGACTGAGGAAAAGAACGCCGGATGA
- the panB gene encoding 3-methyl-2-oxobutanoate hydroxymethyltransferase, with amino-acid sequence MSTTYTIDTSTSRANPTPAPMKRVTVPAIRARKGEGDPLVMLTAYTVRMAQLLDPHCDMLLVGDSLGQVIYGLPSTVPVTLEMMCAHGAAVVRGSYHALVVIDMPFGSYEASPELAFASAARLLKETGAAAVKLEGGKAMAPTVRFLTERGIPVMAHVGLTPQAVNTLGGYGARGRSEAEAAKIVGDACAVAEAGAFALVIEGVVEPIAIDITRLVGCPTIGIGASAQCDGQVLVAEDMLGLFERTPRFVKKFDDIAGRISAAVETYAADVRSRAFPGADQVYVPSSPARR; translated from the coding sequence ATGTCCACGACCTATACGATCGACACTTCGACCAGCCGCGCCAACCCGACGCCCGCGCCGATGAAGCGCGTGACCGTGCCGGCGATCCGCGCGCGCAAGGGGGAGGGCGATCCGCTGGTGATGCTGACCGCCTACACCGTTCGGATGGCGCAGTTGCTCGATCCGCATTGCGACATGCTGCTGGTCGGCGACAGCCTGGGCCAGGTGATCTACGGCCTGCCTTCGACGGTGCCGGTGACGCTCGAGATGATGTGCGCGCACGGCGCGGCGGTGGTGCGCGGCAGCTATCATGCGCTGGTCGTCATCGACATGCCGTTCGGCAGCTACGAAGCCTCGCCCGAGCTTGCCTTCGCCAGCGCCGCGCGCCTGCTCAAGGAAACCGGCGCGGCGGCGGTCAAGCTGGAAGGGGGCAAGGCGATGGCGCCGACGGTGCGCTTCCTGACCGAGCGCGGCATCCCGGTGATGGCGCATGTCGGGCTGACCCCTCAGGCGGTCAATACGCTCGGCGGCTATGGCGCGCGCGGGCGTAGCGAGGCGGAAGCCGCCAAGATCGTCGGCGATGCCTGCGCGGTGGCGGAGGCTGGCGCATTCGCGCTGGTCATCGAAGGCGTGGTCGAGCCGATCGCAATCGACATTACCCGGCTTGTCGGATGTCCGACGATCGGCATCGGCGCATCGGCGCAGTGCGACGGCCAGGTGCTGGTGGCCGAGGACATGCTCGGCCTGTTCGAGCGCACACCGCGCTTCGTCAAGAAGTTCGACGATATCGCCGGCCGCATTTCCGCCGCGGTTGAAACCTATGCGGCGGACGTCCGGTCGCGGGCCTTTCCGGGCGCCGATCAGGTCTATGTACCGTCGTCGCCGGCCCGGCGCTGA
- a CDS encoding DUF2178 domain-containing protein codes for MAFREKLAWALLATTIGGYVVYWSAVRAITGDAGWDAPIWMLVPPLIGLCVLTTLLAIVGAGAAALSAPKESYAPADERDRDIARGASARAYSVVTIGLGAVIVLTFANLSLLQLVHALVSLLILSEGVRYASEAWSYRRGS; via the coding sequence ATGGCATTCAGGGAGAAGCTGGCTTGGGCGCTGCTCGCGACGACGATCGGCGGCTATGTGGTATATTGGAGCGCGGTGCGCGCGATCACCGGCGATGCGGGCTGGGACGCCCCGATATGGATGCTGGTCCCGCCCCTGATCGGATTGTGCGTGCTGACGACGCTGCTGGCGATCGTCGGCGCGGGCGCGGCGGCGCTGTCGGCACCCAAAGAAAGCTATGCCCCCGCCGACGAACGCGATCGCGACATCGCGCGCGGTGCCTCGGCACGGGCGTACAGCGTGGTCACGATCGGGCTGGGCGCAGTCATCGTGCTGACCTTTGCCAATCTGAGCCTGTTGCAGCTGGTCCATGCGCTGGTCAGCCTGCTGATCCTGTCCGAAGGCGTGCGCTATGCCAGCGAGGCATGGTCATATCGGCGGGGGTCGTGA
- a CDS encoding helix-turn-helix transcriptional regulator, producing MAGVPIANDIRTLRFLAGEMTQADLGERVGVTRQTIAAIEQGKYAPSLEAAFRIARVFDKPLEEVFRWEGG from the coding sequence GTGGCGGGGGTTCCGATCGCCAACGACATCCGCACTTTGCGCTTCCTCGCGGGCGAGATGACGCAAGCCGATCTGGGCGAACGCGTCGGCGTGACACGCCAGACGATCGCAGCGATCGAGCAGGGCAAATACGCACCCTCGCTCGAAGCGGCGTTCAGGATAGCGCGGGTATTCGACAAGCCGCTGGAGGAGGTGTTCCGGTGGGAGGGGGGCTAG